A part of Clostridium novyi genomic DNA contains:
- the rplO gene encoding 50S ribosomal protein L15 — protein sequence MKLHELKPAMGSKKAPKRVGRGNGSGLGKTAGKGHKGQNARSGGGVRPGFEGGQMPLYRRVPKRGFTNIFAKEYVEVNVSRLNIFEDGTEVTPEVLKANGVISKVKDGVKILGNGALERKLTIKATKFTKGAVEKIESMGGKAEVI from the coding sequence ATGAAACTTCATGAATTAAAACCTGCTATGGGTTCAAAGAAAGCTCCTAAAAGAGTTGGTAGAGGAAACGGTTCTGGATTAGGTAAAACTGCTGGAAAAGGTCATAAAGGACAAAACGCTAGATCAGGCGGTGGAGTTAGACCTGGATTTGAAGGTGGTCAAATGCCTTTATACAGAAGAGTACCTAAAAGAGGATTCACTAACATATTTGCAAAAGAATATGTAGAAGTGAATGTAAGCAGATTAAATATATTTGAAGACGGAACTGAAGTTACACCAGAAGTATTAAAAGCAAATGGTGTAATCAGCAAAGTTAAAGATGGAGTTAAGATTTTAGGAAATGGCGCTTTAGAAAGAAAGTTAACTATAAAGGCAACTAAATTCACTAAAGGTGCTGTTGAGAAGATAGAATCTATGGGAGGAAAAGCAGAGGTGATATAA
- the rpmD gene encoding 50S ribosomal protein L30 — translation MAKLKVTLTKSIIGRKKDHIATVNALGLKKIGKSVMHEDTPQIRGMINKVSYLLNIEEV, via the coding sequence TTGGCTAAGCTTAAGGTGACACTAACAAAGAGTATCATAGGTAGAAAGAAAGACCATATAGCTACAGTGAATGCTCTTGGATTAAAGAAAATAGGCAAGAGTGTTATGCACGAAGATACTCCTCAAATTAGAGGTATGATAAACAAAGTAAGTTATCTTTTAAATATTGAAGAAGTATAG
- the rpsE gene encoding 30S ribosomal protein S5, with product MRIDPSTLNLKEKVVFINRVAKVVKGGRNFRFSALVVVGDENGHVGVGMGKAVEIPEAIRKGIEDAKKHLVEVAMVDTTVPHIIEGEYGRGKVLIMPATEGTGVIAGGPVRAVLELAGLKDVRAKSLGSNNPKNMVGATINGLSRLRTAEQIAKLRGKTVEEILG from the coding sequence ATGAGAATAGATCCTAGCACGCTTAATCTCAAAGAAAAAGTTGTATTTATAAACAGAGTAGCTAAGGTTGTTAAAGGTGGTAGAAACTTTAGATTTAGTGCTCTTGTTGTTGTTGGAGATGAGAACGGACACGTTGGCGTAGGAATGGGTAAAGCAGTTGAAATACCTGAAGCTATAAGAAAAGGTATTGAAGATGCTAAAAAACATTTAGTAGAAGTAGCAATGGTTGACACTACTGTTCCTCACATAATCGAAGGTGAATATGGTAGAGGAAAAGTGTTAATAATGCCAGCTACTGAAGGTACTGGAGTTATTGCTGGTGGTCCTGTTAGAGCCGTATTAGAATTAGCAGGATTAAAGGATGTTAGAGCTAAATCATTAGGTTCTAATAATCCTAAAAACATGGTCGGTGCAACAATTAATGGATTATCAAGATTAAGAACTGCTGAACAGATTGCTAAATTAAGAGGCAAGACTGTAGAAGAGATTTTAGGTTAG
- the rplR gene encoding 50S ribosomal protein L18 → MFKKENRQRARVKRHLRVRNKISGTAQRPRLAVFRSEKNIYAQIIDDVERVTIVSASSLDKDFAGKIGSNKEAAKAVGTMVAKKAMEKGIEEVVFDRGGYVYHGRVKELAEAAREAGLKF, encoded by the coding sequence ATGTTTAAGAAGGAAAATAGACAAAGAGCTAGAGTTAAACGTCACTTAAGAGTACGTAACAAAATTTCTGGTACAGCTCAAAGACCAAGATTAGCTGTTTTCAGAAGTGAAAAGAATATATATGCTCAAATTATTGATGACGTTGAAAGAGTAACTATAGTTTCAGCATCAAGTCTAGACAAAGATTTCGCAGGTAAAATCGGAAGCAATAAAGAAGCTGCTAAGGCAGTTGGAACTATGGTTGCTAAAAAAGCCATGGAAAAAGGTATAGAAGAAGTTGTTTTTGATAGAGGCGGATATGTATATCATGGAAGAGTAAAAGAACTTGCAGAAGCAGCTAGAGAAGCAGGTTTGAAATTCTAA
- the rplF gene encoding 50S ribosomal protein L6, with amino-acid sequence MSRVGRLPIEIPNGVNVTVTPENVVTVKGPKGELTKAMHEDINIAIEDNNIVVTRPSENAQHRALHGLTRALINNMVIGVTEGYQKTLELVGVGYRAQLKGKDLVLNLGYSHPVEIKAVQGVEYAVPEATKVVVSGIDKELVGSVAANIRVWRKPEPYKGKGIRYAGEVIRRKEGKTGK; translated from the coding sequence ATGTCAAGAGTAGGAAGACTTCCAATAGAAATACCTAATGGAGTAAATGTTACAGTAACACCAGAGAACGTTGTTACTGTAAAAGGACCAAAAGGAGAATTAACTAAGGCTATGCACGAAGATATCAACATAGCTATAGAAGATAATAATATAGTTGTTACAAGACCAAGTGAAAATGCTCAACATAGAGCATTACACGGATTAACTAGAGCGTTAATCAACAATATGGTTATTGGTGTAACAGAAGGATATCAAAAGACACTAGAATTAGTTGGTGTTGGATATAGAGCACAATTAAAAGGAAAAGATTTAGTATTAAATCTTGGATATTCACATCCAGTTGAAATAAAAGCTGTTCAAGGCGTAGAATACGCAGTTCCAGAAGCAACTAAAGTTGTTGTTAGCGGAATTGATAAAGAATTAGTTGGTTCAGTTGCAGCTAATATTAGAGTATGGAGAAAACCTGAACCTTATAAAGGAAAAGGAATCAGATACGCTGGAGAAGTTATAAGACGTAAAGAAGGAAAAACTGGTAAATAA
- the rpsH gene encoding 30S ribosomal protein S8 translates to MVMTDPIADMLTRIRNANIVRHEVVEVPSSNVKKSIANILVQEGYVKDIEEYADGAVPMLRLSLRYNGKERVITGLKRISKPGLRVYCKKDNTPKVLNGLGVAIISTSKGIVTDREARKLGLGGEVICYVW, encoded by the coding sequence ATGGTTATGACAGATCCTATTGCAGATATGCTAACTCGTATAAGAAATGCAAACATAGTTAGACATGAAGTTGTTGAAGTACCGTCTTCAAATGTAAAAAAATCTATAGCTAATATATTAGTTCAAGAAGGCTATGTTAAAGATATAGAAGAATATGCAGATGGAGCAGTTCCAATGCTTAGATTGTCTTTAAGATATAATGGAAAAGAAAGAGTAATAACTGGGCTTAAGAGAATATCTAAACCAGGTTTAAGAGTTTACTGTAAAAAAGATAATACTCCAAAAGTATTAAACGGACTAGGAGTTGCTATTATATCAACTTCTAAAGGAATAGTTACAGATAGAGAAGCAAGAAAATTAGGTTTAGGTGGAGAAGTTATTTGTTACGTTTGGTAA
- a CDS encoding type Z 30S ribosomal protein S14 produces MARKAMIEKWKKTPKYSTRAYTRCRICGRPHSVLKKYGICRICFRELAYRGQIPGCKKASW; encoded by the coding sequence ATGGCACGTAAGGCGATGATAGAAAAATGGAAAAAGACTCCTAAGTATTCTACTAGAGCTTATACAAGATGTAGAATATGCGGAAGACCTCATTCTGTTTTAAAGAAATATGGAATATGCCGTATTTGCTTTAGAGAATTAGCATACAGAGGACAAATCCCTGGATGTAAAAAAGCTAGTTGGTAA
- the rplE gene encoding 50S ribosomal protein L5 — MSRLQEKYNKEVIPALMEKFGYKNIMQVPKLEKIVVNMGVGEAKDNSKVLESAVADLQQITGQKPVITRAKKSVANFKIRQHMPIGCKVTLRKDMMFEFADKLMNIALPRVRDFRGISAKSFDGRGNYALGIKEQIIFPEIEYDKIDKVRGMDIIFVTTAKTDEEARELLRYLGMPFAQ; from the coding sequence ATGAGTAGACTACAGGAAAAATACAATAAAGAAGTAATACCGGCTCTTATGGAGAAGTTCGGATATAAAAATATAATGCAAGTTCCAAAACTAGAGAAGATAGTTGTAAACATGGGTGTTGGAGAAGCTAAAGATAATTCTAAGGTTCTAGAGTCAGCAGTTGCTGATTTACAACAAATTACAGGACAAAAGCCAGTAATAACAAGAGCAAAGAAATCTGTAGCTAACTTCAAGATTAGACAACATATGCCAATCGGTTGTAAAGTTACATTAAGAAAAGATATGATGTTTGAATTTGCAGATAAATTAATGAATATCGCTTTACCAAGAGTTAGAGACTTTAGAGGAATATCTGCTAAGTCTTTTGATGGTAGAGGAAACTATGCTTTAGGAATTAAAGAACAAATCATATTCCCAGAAATAGAATATGATAAAATTGATAAAGTAAGAGGAATGGATATAATATTTGTTACTACTGCAAAGACTGATGAAGAAGCAAGAGAATTGCTTAGATATCTTGGAATGCCATTTGCTCAATAA
- the rplX gene encoding 50S ribosomal protein L24 — protein MAKVHVRRTDKVVVISGKDKGKVSEVLTVYPKTGKVLVKDVNIVTKHVKPNRENMQGGIVKKEAPINSSKVMLYCTNCNSATRISKKLLEDGTKVRVCKKCGEIL, from the coding sequence ATGGCTAAAGTTCATGTGAGAAGAACAGATAAAGTTGTTGTTATTTCAGGTAAAGATAAAGGTAAAGTAAGCGAAGTATTAACTGTATATCCAAAAACTGGTAAAGTATTAGTTAAGGATGTAAACATTGTTACTAAGCACGTGAAACCTAATAGAGAAAATATGCAAGGCGGAATAGTTAAAAAAGAAGCGCCAATCAATAGTTCGAAAGTTATGCTATACTGCACAAATTGCAATTCTGCAACAAGAATTAGCAAAAAACTTTTAGAAGATGGAACAAAAGTAAGAGTTTGCAAAAAGTGCGGAGAAATACTATAG
- the rplN gene encoding 50S ribosomal protein L14 — MIQPQTRLKVADNTGAKEIMCIRVLGGSKRKFGNIGDVIVASVKSATPGGVVKKGEVVKAVIVRTKRGVRRADGSYIKFDENAAVVIKDDKQPKGTRIFGPIARELREKDKEFNKILSLAPEVL; from the coding sequence ATGATACAGCCACAAACTCGCTTAAAAGTTGCAGATAATACTGGAGCAAAAGAGATTATGTGTATAAGAGTTTTAGGCGGATCCAAGAGAAAGTTTGGAAACATTGGAGATGTAATAGTTGCTAGCGTTAAAAGTGCAACACCAGGCGGTGTTGTTAAAAAAGGTGAAGTAGTAAAAGCCGTTATAGTTAGAACTAAAAGAGGAGTACGTAGAGCAGACGGATCATACATAAAGTTTGATGAAAATGCTGCTGTTGTTATTAAAGATGATAAACAACCAAAAGGAACTCGTATTTTTGGACCAATAGCAAGAGAGCTAAGAGAAAAAGATAAAGAGTTTAACAAAATATTATCATTAGCACCTGAAGTTCTATAA
- the rpsQ gene encoding 30S ribosomal protein S17: protein MERSNRKTRIGRVVSDKMEKTIVVAVEGKVRHPLYGKTINRTKKFKVHDENNEARINDRVLIMETRPLSKDKRWRLVQIVEKAK, encoded by the coding sequence GTGGAAAGAAGTAATAGAAAGACTAGAATAGGTAGAGTTGTTTCTGACAAAATGGAAAAAACTATTGTAGTTGCAGTTGAAGGAAAAGTTCGTCACCCATTATATGGAAAGACAATTAACAGAACTAAAAAGTTCAAGGTTCATGATGAAAATAATGAAGCTAGAATTAATGATAGAGTATTAATAATGGAAACTAGACCATTATCTAAAGATAAGAGATGGAGATTAGTACAAATCGTTGAGAAAGCTAAATAA
- the rpmC gene encoding 50S ribosomal protein L29, with translation MRANELQELRVNTAQELSAKLNDLKAELFNLRFQLATGQLENPMRIRQVKKSIAQVKTILREKELNVIEQ, from the coding sequence ATGAGGGCTAATGAATTACAAGAGTTGAGAGTAAATACTGCTCAAGAATTGTCAGCTAAATTAAATGATTTAAAAGCTGAGTTATTTAATTTAAGATTTCAATTAGCAACTGGTCAACTAGAAAACCCAATGAGAATAAGACAGGTAAAGAAATCAATAGCTCAAGTTAAGACAATACTTAGAGAAAAAGAATTAAATGTGATTGAACAGTAG
- the rplP gene encoding 50S ribosomal protein L16 has translation MLMPKKVKHRKVQRGRMKGKATRGNFIAYGDYAIQATECGWLTSNQIEAARIAINRYIKRGGKLWIKVFPDKPITEKPAETRMGSGKGSPEYWVAVVKPGRVLFELSGVAENVAREAMRLASHKLPMKTKFVTRKDFEQTGGEVNEG, from the coding sequence ATGTTGATGCCAAAAAAGGTAAAACATCGTAAAGTTCAACGTGGCAGAATGAAGGGAAAAGCAACTAGAGGAAACTTTATTGCTTATGGTGATTATGCTATACAAGCAACTGAATGCGGATGGTTAACAAGTAATCAAATAGAAGCTGCCAGAATAGCTATAAATAGATATATAAAAAGAGGTGGAAAACTTTGGATAAAAGTATTCCCAGACAAACCAATAACTGAAAAGCCTGCTGAAACTCGTATGGGTTCTGGTAAAGGTTCACCAGAATATTGGGTAGCTGTTGTAAAACCTGGTAGAGTTTTATTTGAGTTATCTGGAGTAGCAGAAAATGTTGCTAGAGAAGCTATGAGACTTGCTTCACATAAGCTTCCAATGAAGACTAAATTCGTAACAAGAAAAGATTTCGAACAAACGGGTGGTGAAGTAAATGAGGGCTAA
- the rpsC gene encoding 30S ribosomal protein S3: MGQKVHPHGLRVGVIKDWDAKWYANNQNFADNLIEDDKIRKFIKKKCFSAGVAKTEIERTPKRVKINIHTGKPGMIIGKGGKGIEEIKSEILSMVREKNVIINIVEVKRPETDAQLMAENIAQQLEKRISFRRAMKQTIQRAMRCGVKGVKTACSGRLGGAEIARTEQYHEGTIPLQTLRADIDYGFAEADTTYGKIGVKVWLYRGEVLPAKKVRTQEISQ; the protein is encoded by the coding sequence GTGGGACAAAAAGTACATCCACATGGCCTCAGAGTCGGCGTTATAAAGGATTGGGATGCAAAATGGTATGCTAATAACCAAAACTTTGCGGATAACCTAATAGAAGATGATAAAATCAGAAAATTTATAAAGAAGAAATGTTTCTCAGCTGGTGTTGCTAAAACAGAAATAGAAAGAACACCAAAAAGAGTTAAGATTAATATTCATACTGGTAAACCAGGAATGATTATAGGTAAAGGCGGTAAAGGTATAGAAGAGATAAAATCTGAAATACTTTCAATGGTAAGAGAAAAGAACGTAATAATTAACATAGTTGAAGTTAAAAGACCAGAAACAGACGCTCAATTAATGGCTGAAAACATTGCTCAACAACTTGAAAAGAGAATATCTTTCAGAAGAGCTATGAAACAAACTATTCAAAGAGCTATGAGATGCGGAGTTAAAGGTGTTAAGACTGCTTGTTCAGGAAGACTTGGTGGAGCTGAAATAGCTAGAACTGAGCAATACCATGAAGGAACTATTCCACTACAAACATTAAGAGCAGATATCGATTATGGATTTGCTGAAGCAGATACAACTTATGGAAAAATAGGTGTTAAAGTTTGGTTATATAGAGGAGAAGTTCTTCCTGCAAAGAAAGTAAGAACACAAGAAATTAGCCAATAA
- the rplV gene encoding 50S ribosomal protein L22 codes for MEARAIAKYVRISPRKIRVVLDLVRNKNVNEAFAILKYTPKDAATVILKVLKSAVANAENNFNLDVNKLYVAEAYANQGPTLKRFRPRAQGRAYSIMKRTSHITLVVKERA; via the coding sequence ATGGAAGCTAGAGCTATAGCAAAATATGTAAGAATATCTCCAAGAAAAATTAGAGTTGTTCTTGACTTAGTTAGAAATAAGAATGTAAATGAAGCTTTTGCTATATTAAAATATACTCCAAAGGATGCAGCTACTGTAATTTTAAAAGTATTAAAATCAGCTGTAGCTAATGCAGAAAATAATTTTAACTTAGATGTTAATAAATTATATGTTGCAGAAGCATATGCAAACCAAGGACCAACACTAAAGAGGTTCAGACCACGTGCACAAGGTAGAGCATATTCAATAATGAAGAGAACTAGTCATATTACACTAGTAGTTAAAGAAAGAGCATAG
- the rpsS gene encoding 30S ribosomal protein S19 yields the protein MSRSLKKGPFVADSLMKKIEEMNEKGEKKVIKTWSRSSTIFPQMLGHTIAVHDGRKHVPVYISEDMVGHKLGEFVLTRTFKGHVDKTEKGSRVK from the coding sequence TTGAGTAGATCACTAAAAAAAGGACCTTTCGTTGCTGATTCTTTAATGAAAAAAATAGAGGAAATGAACGAAAAAGGTGAGAAAAAAGTTATAAAAACTTGGTCAAGAAGTTCAACAATATTCCCTCAAATGTTAGGTCATACTATAGCTGTTCATGACGGTAGAAAACATGTTCCAGTTTATATAAGCGAAGATATGGTAGGACATAAACTAGGAGAATTTGTATTAACAAGAACATTCAAAGGTCACGTAGACAAAACAGAAAAGGGATCACGTGTAAAATAG